In Megalobrama amblycephala isolate DHTTF-2021 linkage group LG10, ASM1881202v1, whole genome shotgun sequence, one DNA window encodes the following:
- the tacr2 gene encoding substance-K receptor: MDITLDPLSTSVLYDDEDGNETSTNLFEQPDWQVALWAIAYSLIVIVSIIGNVTVIWIILAHKRMRTVTNYFIVNLAFSDASMATFNTVFNFVYALHNDWYFGLGYCKFQNFFPITAMFSSIYSMAAIAVDRYMAIIHPLKPRLSSTTTKVLIGVIWTVAFSLAFPQCYYASTKFYFPRTVCMVEWPDDYGGKHQLSYQIAVIILIYLLPLLVMLVTYSLVGQRLWGSEIPGEASDHYQNQMQAKRKVVKMMIVVVTTFAICWLPYHIYFILGSFNRDIYKQHYIQQVYLAIFWLAMSSTMYNPIIYCCLNQRFRSGFRKAFQWCPFIKISEEDNIELQHMRTFHMRRSYRTETTSVVVRNHANEPEDTTFKLIKA; this comes from the exons ATGGATATCACTTTGGACCCCCTTTCAACATCTGTTCTTTACGACGATGAAGACGGAAACGAAACCTCCACCAATCTGTTCGAGCAGCCGGACTGGCAGGTGGCATTATGGGCGATTGCATACTCTTTGATCGTAATTGTGTCCATCATTGGCAATGTCACTGTTATTTGGATAATTCTGGCACATAAACGCATGAGGACAGTGACCAACTACTTCATTGTAAACCTCGCATTTTCTGATGCTTCTATGGCAACTTTTAACACTGTCTTCAATTTCGTGTATGCTTTGCACAATGACTGGTATTTTGGTTTAGGATACTGCAAATTTCAAAACTTCTTCCCAATAACAGCAATGTTCTCAAGCATTTATTCAATGGCGGCTATTGCTGTTGACAG ATATATGGCTATAATCCATCCCCTGAAGCCCAGGCTCTCCTCCACTACTACTAAAGTTCTGATCGGGGTCATCTGGACTGTGGCTTTTTCACTGGCCTTCCCTCAGTGTTATTACGCCAGCACCAAGTTCTACTTCCCTCGGACTGTTTGTATGGTGGAATGGCCTGATGATTATGGAGGGAAACATCAGCTCTC GTATCAGATTGCTGTGATTATCCTGATCTACTTGCTCCCTCTGCTGGTGATGTTGGTGACGTACAGCCTGGTGGGACAGAGGCTGTGGGGCAGTGAGATCCCTGGAGAAGCATCAGACCACTACCAGAACCAGATGCAGGCGAAACGGAAG GTAGTGAAGATGATGATAGTGGTGGTGACAACCTTTGCAATATGTTGGCTGCCCTACCACATCTACTTCATTCTGGGGAGCTTCAACAGGGACATATACAAGCAGCACTACATCCAGCAGGTCTATTTGGCCATCTTCTGGTTAGCCATGAGTTCCACCATGTACAACCCCATTATCTACTGCTGTCTAAACCAAAG ATTCCGCTCAGGTTTTCGCAAAGCGTTCCAGTGGTGTCCCTTCATCAAGATTTCTGAGGAGGACAACATAGAACTGCAGCACATGAGGACCTTTCACATGAGACGTAGTTATCGCACCGAGACCACCAGTGTGGTGGTCCGAAATCATGCCAATGAACCAGAAGACACCACATTCAAATTAATCAAAGCCTGA
- the hk1 gene encoding hexokinase-1 isoform X1, which translates to MIAAQLLAYYFTELKDDQVKKIDKYLYAMRFSDETLRDIMARFRREMENGLGRDTNPTATVKMLPTFVRSIPDGSEKGDFIALDLGGSNFRILRVKVSHEKKQTVQMESQIYETPEDIIHGSGTRMFDHVAECLGDFMEKQKIKDKKLPVGFTFSFPCAQSKLDEAVLLTWTKRFKASGVEGMDVVKLLNKAIKKRGDYEADIMAVVNDTVGTMMTCGFDDQRCEVGIIIGTGTNACYMEELRHIDLVEGDEGRMCINTEWGAFGDDGTLEDIRTEFDREIDRGSLNPGKQLFEKMVSGMYMGELVRLILVKMAKEGLLFEGRITPELLTKGKIETKHVSAIEKSKEGLNKAKEILTRLGVEPSEDDCIAVQHVCAIVSFRSANLIAATLGAILTRLKDNKGAPRLRTTVGIDGSLYKMHPQYSRRLHKTVRRLIPDTDVRFLLSESGSGKGAALVTAWAYRLADQTRQIAETLAEFRLTKDQLLEVKKRMRVEIQNGLSKNTQNTATVKMLPTYVRSTPDGSENGDFLALDLGGTNFRVLLVKIRSGKRRTVEMHNKIYAIPIEVMQGTGEELFDHIVHCISDFLDYMGMKNARLPLGFTFSFPCRQTSLDAGILVNWTKGFKATDCEGEDVVSLLREGIKRREEFDLDVVAVVNDTVGTMMTCAYEEPTCEVGLIAGTGSNACYMEEMRNIETVDGVDGRMCVNMEWGAFGDNGCLDDIRTQYDNAVDDLSLNAGKQKYEKMCSGMYLGEIVRNILIDLTKRGFLFRGQISETLKTRGIFETKFLSQIESDRLALLQVRSILQHLGLDSTCDDSIIVKEVCGAVSRRAAQLCGAGMAAVVDKIRENRGLDHLDITVGVDGTLYKLHPHFSRIMHQTVKELAPNCNVTFLLSEDGSGKGAALITAVGCRLRQQEQKS; encoded by the exons ATGATAGCGGCACAGCTTCTGGCCTACTACTTCACTGAATTGAAGGATGATCAGGTCAAAAAG ATTGACAAATACTTGTATGCCATGCGGTTCTCGGACGAGACACTGCGTGACATCATGGCCCGCTTCCGAAGGGAAATGGAAAATGGACTGGGACGAGACACCAACCCGACAGCTACCGTCAAGATGCTGCCCACCTTTGTAAGGTCCATTCCTGATGGTTCAG AAAAAGGAGATTTCATTGCCTTGGATCTGGGCGGCTCTAATTTCCGTATTCTGCGGGTGAAAGTGTCTCATGAGAAGAAACAAACTGTGCAGATGGAAAGTCAGATATATGAGACTCCAGAGGACATCATCCATGGCAGTGGAACACGG ATGTTTGACCATGTTGCAGAATGTCTTGGAGACTTCATGGAGAAACAAAAAATTAAGGACAAGAAGCTTCCTGTGGGTTTCACGTTCTCATTCCCTTGTGCACAAAGCAAGCTGGATGAG GCTGTTTTGCTGACATGGACGAAACGCTTTAAGGCCAGTGGGGTGGAGGGAATGGATGTTGTAAAGCTTCTAAATAAAGCCATCAAAAAACGTGGA GACTATGAGGCAGATATCATGGCTGTTGTCAATGACACTGTTGGAACTATGATGACCTGTGGCTTTGATGACCAGCGTTGTGAAGTCGGCATTATTATTG GTACCGGCACTAATGCATGTTACATGGAGGAGCTCAGACACATTGACCTGGTGGAGGGAGATGAAGGCAGGATGTGTATTAATACCGAATGGGGGGCATTTGGAGACGACGGCACATTGGAGGATATCCGAACTGAGTTTGACAGGGAGATCGACCGTGGGTCCCTCAACCCTGGCAAGCAATT GTTTGAGAAGATGGTCAGTGGGATGTACATGGGTGAGCTGGTGAGGCTGATCCTGGTCAAGATGGCTAAAGAAGGCCTGCTGTTTGAGGGCCGCATCACTCCGGAGCTGCTTACAAAAGGAAAAATTGAAACAAAGCATGTTTCTGCCATTGAGAA GAGCAAAGAGGGACTTAACAAAGCCAAGGAAATTTTGACACGCTTGGGTGTGGAGCCATCTGAAGACGACTGCATTGCCGTACAGCATGTCTGCGCTATTGTCTCTTTTCGCTCTGCTAATCTAATTGCTGCCACTCTGGGGGCAATCCTCACACGTCTCAAGGACAATAAGGGCGCCCCGCGCCTCCGCACCACAGTGGGCATCGATGGATCCCTATACAAGATGCACCCACA GTATTCCCGGCGGTTGCACAAAACTGTGCGTCGTCTGATTCCAGACACTGATGTTCGCTTCTTGCTCTCTGAAAGTGGAAGTGGCAAAGGAGCTGCACTGGTGACAGCCTGGGCTTACAGGTTGGCCGATCAGACACGTCAAATTGCAGAGACGCTGGCAGAGTTCCGGTTGACCAAAGACCAACTGCTGGAGGTGAAAAAGAGGATGAGAGTTGAGATCCAGAATGGACTGAGCAAGAACACTCAAAACACAGCCACTGTCAAGATGCTGCCCACCTATGTACGGAGTACCCCAGATGGATCAG AAAATGGTGACTTTTTGGCTCTTGATCTGGGAGGTACAAACTTCAGGGTGCTTTTGGTAAAGATTCGCAGTGGCAAGAGACGAACTGTGGAGatgcataataaaatatatgccATTCCCATAGAAGTAATGCAAGGAACCGGAGAGGAG CTCTTTGATCACATTGTGCACTGCATATCTGACTTCCTGGACTACATGGGGATGAAGAACGCCCGACTGCCACTGGGCTTTACCTTTTCTTTCCCCTGCAGGCAAACTAGCCTGGATGCG GGAATTCTGGTAAATTGGACAAAGGGCTTTAAAGCCACAGACTGTGAAGGTGAAGATGTTGTCAGCCTTCTGAGAGAGGGGATCAAGAGGAGAGAG GAGTTTGATTTGGATGTTGTAGCCGTAGTGAATGACACAGTGGGTACAATGATGACTTGTGCATACGAAGAACCCACATGTGAGGTTGGGCTAATCGCAG GAACGGGCAGCAATGCTTGCTACATGGAGGAAATGCGAAACATTGAAACAGTTGATGGAGTGGATGGCAGGATGTGTGTGAACATGGAGTGGGGAGCGTTTGGAGATAATGGCTGCCTGGATGACATCAGGACTCAGTATGATAATGCTGTGGATGATCTCTCCCTCAATGCCGGCAAACAAAA ATATGAGAAGATGTGCAGTGGCATGTACCTGGGTGAGATTGTACGGAACATCTTGATCGACTTGACAAAGCGTGGCTTCCTCTTCAGAGGACAGATCTCTGAGACCCTGAAAACCAGGGGTATCTTCGAAACCAAGTTCCTTTCCCAAATTGAGAG TGACCGTTTGGCGCTACTGCAGGTCAGGTCCATTCTGCAGCATCTGGGCTTGGACAGCACATGCGACGACAGTATTATCGTCAAGGAAGTGTGTGGAGCAGTTTCCCGCCGGGCTGCCCAGCTCTGTGGAGCAGGAATGGCTGCTGTTGTAGACAAAATCCGGGAGAACCGTGGCCTGGACCATCTGGACATCACCGTTGGGGTTGATGGCACCCTGTATAAGCTCCATCCACA TTTCTCACGGATAATGCATCAGACTGTGAAGGAGCTCGCCCCCAACTGCAACGTCACCTTCCTTCTCTCGGAAGACGGAAGCGGGAAAGGCGCCGCCTTGATCACCGCCGTTGGGTGCCGCCTCCGCCAGCAAGAACAAAAAAGCTGA
- the hk1 gene encoding hexokinase-1 isoform X2 codes for MFDHVAECLGDFMEKQKIKDKKLPVGFTFSFPCAQSKLDEAVLLTWTKRFKASGVEGMDVVKLLNKAIKKRGDYEADIMAVVNDTVGTMMTCGFDDQRCEVGIIIGTGTNACYMEELRHIDLVEGDEGRMCINTEWGAFGDDGTLEDIRTEFDREIDRGSLNPGKQLFEKMVSGMYMGELVRLILVKMAKEGLLFEGRITPELLTKGKIETKHVSAIEKSKEGLNKAKEILTRLGVEPSEDDCIAVQHVCAIVSFRSANLIAATLGAILTRLKDNKGAPRLRTTVGIDGSLYKMHPQYSRRLHKTVRRLIPDTDVRFLLSESGSGKGAALVTAWAYRLADQTRQIAETLAEFRLTKDQLLEVKKRMRVEIQNGLSKNTQNTATVKMLPTYVRSTPDGSENGDFLALDLGGTNFRVLLVKIRSGKRRTVEMHNKIYAIPIEVMQGTGEELFDHIVHCISDFLDYMGMKNARLPLGFTFSFPCRQTSLDAGILVNWTKGFKATDCEGEDVVSLLREGIKRREEFDLDVVAVVNDTVGTMMTCAYEEPTCEVGLIAGTGSNACYMEEMRNIETVDGVDGRMCVNMEWGAFGDNGCLDDIRTQYDNAVDDLSLNAGKQKYEKMCSGMYLGEIVRNILIDLTKRGFLFRGQISETLKTRGIFETKFLSQIESDRLALLQVRSILQHLGLDSTCDDSIIVKEVCGAVSRRAAQLCGAGMAAVVDKIRENRGLDHLDITVGVDGTLYKLHPHFSRIMHQTVKELAPNCNVTFLLSEDGSGKGAALITAVGCRLRQQEQKS; via the exons ATGTTTGACCATGTTGCAGAATGTCTTGGAGACTTCATGGAGAAACAAAAAATTAAGGACAAGAAGCTTCCTGTGGGTTTCACGTTCTCATTCCCTTGTGCACAAAGCAAGCTGGATGAG GCTGTTTTGCTGACATGGACGAAACGCTTTAAGGCCAGTGGGGTGGAGGGAATGGATGTTGTAAAGCTTCTAAATAAAGCCATCAAAAAACGTGGA GACTATGAGGCAGATATCATGGCTGTTGTCAATGACACTGTTGGAACTATGATGACCTGTGGCTTTGATGACCAGCGTTGTGAAGTCGGCATTATTATTG GTACCGGCACTAATGCATGTTACATGGAGGAGCTCAGACACATTGACCTGGTGGAGGGAGATGAAGGCAGGATGTGTATTAATACCGAATGGGGGGCATTTGGAGACGACGGCACATTGGAGGATATCCGAACTGAGTTTGACAGGGAGATCGACCGTGGGTCCCTCAACCCTGGCAAGCAATT GTTTGAGAAGATGGTCAGTGGGATGTACATGGGTGAGCTGGTGAGGCTGATCCTGGTCAAGATGGCTAAAGAAGGCCTGCTGTTTGAGGGCCGCATCACTCCGGAGCTGCTTACAAAAGGAAAAATTGAAACAAAGCATGTTTCTGCCATTGAGAA GAGCAAAGAGGGACTTAACAAAGCCAAGGAAATTTTGACACGCTTGGGTGTGGAGCCATCTGAAGACGACTGCATTGCCGTACAGCATGTCTGCGCTATTGTCTCTTTTCGCTCTGCTAATCTAATTGCTGCCACTCTGGGGGCAATCCTCACACGTCTCAAGGACAATAAGGGCGCCCCGCGCCTCCGCACCACAGTGGGCATCGATGGATCCCTATACAAGATGCACCCACA GTATTCCCGGCGGTTGCACAAAACTGTGCGTCGTCTGATTCCAGACACTGATGTTCGCTTCTTGCTCTCTGAAAGTGGAAGTGGCAAAGGAGCTGCACTGGTGACAGCCTGGGCTTACAGGTTGGCCGATCAGACACGTCAAATTGCAGAGACGCTGGCAGAGTTCCGGTTGACCAAAGACCAACTGCTGGAGGTGAAAAAGAGGATGAGAGTTGAGATCCAGAATGGACTGAGCAAGAACACTCAAAACACAGCCACTGTCAAGATGCTGCCCACCTATGTACGGAGTACCCCAGATGGATCAG AAAATGGTGACTTTTTGGCTCTTGATCTGGGAGGTACAAACTTCAGGGTGCTTTTGGTAAAGATTCGCAGTGGCAAGAGACGAACTGTGGAGatgcataataaaatatatgccATTCCCATAGAAGTAATGCAAGGAACCGGAGAGGAG CTCTTTGATCACATTGTGCACTGCATATCTGACTTCCTGGACTACATGGGGATGAAGAACGCCCGACTGCCACTGGGCTTTACCTTTTCTTTCCCCTGCAGGCAAACTAGCCTGGATGCG GGAATTCTGGTAAATTGGACAAAGGGCTTTAAAGCCACAGACTGTGAAGGTGAAGATGTTGTCAGCCTTCTGAGAGAGGGGATCAAGAGGAGAGAG GAGTTTGATTTGGATGTTGTAGCCGTAGTGAATGACACAGTGGGTACAATGATGACTTGTGCATACGAAGAACCCACATGTGAGGTTGGGCTAATCGCAG GAACGGGCAGCAATGCTTGCTACATGGAGGAAATGCGAAACATTGAAACAGTTGATGGAGTGGATGGCAGGATGTGTGTGAACATGGAGTGGGGAGCGTTTGGAGATAATGGCTGCCTGGATGACATCAGGACTCAGTATGATAATGCTGTGGATGATCTCTCCCTCAATGCCGGCAAACAAAA ATATGAGAAGATGTGCAGTGGCATGTACCTGGGTGAGATTGTACGGAACATCTTGATCGACTTGACAAAGCGTGGCTTCCTCTTCAGAGGACAGATCTCTGAGACCCTGAAAACCAGGGGTATCTTCGAAACCAAGTTCCTTTCCCAAATTGAGAG TGACCGTTTGGCGCTACTGCAGGTCAGGTCCATTCTGCAGCATCTGGGCTTGGACAGCACATGCGACGACAGTATTATCGTCAAGGAAGTGTGTGGAGCAGTTTCCCGCCGGGCTGCCCAGCTCTGTGGAGCAGGAATGGCTGCTGTTGTAGACAAAATCCGGGAGAACCGTGGCCTGGACCATCTGGACATCACCGTTGGGGTTGATGGCACCCTGTATAAGCTCCATCCACA TTTCTCACGGATAATGCATCAGACTGTGAAGGAGCTCGCCCCCAACTGCAACGTCACCTTCCTTCTCTCGGAAGACGGAAGCGGGAAAGGCGCCGCCTTGATCACCGCCGTTGGGTGCCGCCTCCGCCAGCAAGAACAAAAAAGCTGA